One Bombus pyrosoma isolate SC7728 linkage group LG11, ASM1482585v1, whole genome shotgun sequence DNA segment encodes these proteins:
- the LOC122573141 gene encoding NPC intracellular cholesterol transporter 1 isoform X6: MYWFYMFYRGHRRTLTDASMSRLNVVIFVLGAWNLINAVSATQDGQCIWYGECYTDMYMHKKNCPYTGPAKLLDNEGQKLLAKNCPHLMIDSGNGINTCCDTNQLKTMDQNIKLASNFLNRCPSCLDNLVKHFCEFTCSTVQSKFINVTEIQTEKNVKYVNGIDIYITNKYLEGTFNSCNKVSVPSTGQLAMDLMCGIWGASRCTTLKWFHYMGDAANNQYVPFQITYKNTDEPVGSFIPVDPKITPCNKALNKNTPACSCVDCEASCPVPPSPPPLPTPFTIFGYDGYAVMMIITFVCGSALFILAIVCFNNRKQIDDLPSGFDDEEQSTFIERLGAGTDKLLAEFFCWWGTACASRPWFVLFVGFLFIISLGHGIKYIHVTTDPVELWAAPQSRSRIEKEYFDQHFEPFYRTEQIIITSIGLPNIVHNTSNGPVIFGPVFNDTFLKTVYKLQEEIKKITTPNNYTLANICFAPLTGPFTGPPTVSQCVIQSIWGYWQDSVEAFDYTTVDDDNFTVNYLDHFRVCSQNAYNPECLAPYGGPVEPAIAVGGFLSPGQDLQNPSYEKATAVILSILVNNYHNKSKLHPAMEWEMSYVKFMKNWIVTNKPAFMDIAFTSERSIEDELNRESQSDVLTILVSYIIMFAYIAISLGQIKNCSRLLIDSKITLGLGGVLLVLASVVCSVGLFGFVGIPATLIIIEVIPFLVLAVGVDNIFILVQTHQRESRRPNESIPEHIGRILGQVGPSMLLTSVSESCCFFLGGLSDMPAVKAFALYAGMALLVDFVLQVTCFVSLLALDTVRQANNKLDVCCFIRGSKKDDGEEVVNGILYKLFKVVYVPLLLKKWVRAFVMIVFFGWICSSIAVVPHIEIGLDQELSMPEDSFVLKYFKFLNSYLSIGPPMYFVVKEGLNYSNKDMQNLVCGGQYCNNDSVSTQIFIASKQSNRTYIAKPASSWLDDYIDWSQLSMCCKYFVSNDSFCPHTGSSKYCSSCNITTNNIGRPIPTDFERYVSFFLQDNPDEMCAKAGHAAYGHGVNYVTDLETGLSKVGASYFMAYHTILKTSADYYESMRAARAISANITETINNYLKSIGDSSTVEVFPYSIFYVFYEQYLTMWPDTLYSIGISLIAIFVVTFLLMGLDIFSSVIVVITIMMIVVNIGGLMYWWHITLNAVSLVNLVMAVGIAVEFCSHLVHSFSVSVKTTRVERVADALTNMGSSIFSGITLTKFGGIIVLGFARSQIFKVFYFRMYLGIVLFGAAHGLIFLPVLLSYIGVMSRRGRRKAHECASRARNECRSQVCGPDSPLLQNDNNQYPTTSYASVNSIEQLHQVTF; this comes from the exons ATGTATTGGTTTTACATGTTTTACCGAGGCCACCGTCGAACTTTGACAGACGCTAGCATGTCACGTCTAAACGTGGTAATCTTTGTGCTAGGTGCTTGGAATCTTATTAACGCA GTATCTGCAACACAAGATGGTCAGTGTATTTGGTATGGAGAATGTTACACAGACATGTATATGCACAAAAAGAATTGTCCTTATACAGGACCAGCTAAGTTATTGGATAATGAAGGTCAAAAACTATTGGCTAAAAATTGTCCTCATTTAATGATTGATTCTGGAAATGGGATTAACACCTGCTGCGATACAAATCAGTTAAAAACAATGgatcaaaatattaaactagcatctaattttttaaacagatgTCCTAGTTGTTTGGATAATTTAGTAAAGCATTTCTGTGAATTTACTTGTAGCACAGTACAAAGCAAGTTTATCAATGTTACAGAAATACAAACAGAGAAAA atgtaaaatatgtcaatggcatagatatatatataacaaataagtATTTGGAAGGTACATTTAATTCCTGTAACAAAGTATCAGTACCTAGCACTGGACAGTTAGCAATGGATTTAATGTGTGGCATATGGGGAGCTAGTAGATGTACCACATTAAAATGGTTCCATTATATGGGTGATGCAGCAAACAATCAATATGTACCatttcaaattacatataaaaatactgaTGAACCTGTAGGTTCATTTATTCCTGTAGACCCTAAAATTACTCCTTGCAATAAAGCATTAAAT AAAAATACTCCAGCATGCAGTTGTGTAGACTGCGAAGCCAGTTGTCCAGTACCACCATCACCACCTCCCTTACCAACACCTTTCACCATTTTTGGCTATGATGGCTATGCTGTAATGATGATCATTACTTTTGTGTGTGGTTCGGCCCTTTTCATCTTAGCCATTGTATGCTTCaataatagaaaacaaattg ATGATTTGCCGAGCGGATTCGACGATGAAGAACAATCAACATTCATCGAAAGATTAGGTGCAGGCACCGACAAACTGTTAGCAGAATTCTTTTGTTGGTGGGGTACAG cATGCGCGTCACGACCGTGGTTTGTCCTCTTCGTTGGtttcttatttatcattaGTTTGGGacatggaataaaatatatacatgttaCCACTGATCCAGTTGAATTATGGGCTGCTCCACAATCTCGATCACgaattgaaaaagaatatttcgatcAACATTTTGAACCATTCTATAGAACtgaacaaataattataacatcaATTGGTTTGCCGAAC attgtACATAATACATCCAATGGTCCAGTTATCTTTGGTCCTGTATTTAATGATACCTTCCTCAAAACTGTCTACAAAttacaagaagaaataaagaagataacAACTCCAAATAATTATACCTTAGCAAACATATGTTTTGCTCCATTAACCGGTCCGTTTACAGGACCGCCAACAGTGTCACAATGTGTCATTCAAAGTATTTGGGGATATTGGCAAGACAGTGTAGAAGCTTTCGATTACACTACTGTAGATGATGATAATTTTAcagtaaattatttagatcACTTCAGAGTTTGCTCGCA AAACGCATATAATCCTGAATGTCTGGCACCATATGGTGGTCCTGTGGAACCAGCAATTGCAGTTGGGGGATTTTTATCACCAGGTCAAGATCTCCAGAATCCTTCATATGAGAAAGCCACAGCAGTAATTTTATCTATActagtaaataattatcataataaatcCAAGCTACATCCAGCAATGGAATGGGAAATGAG ttacgtcaaatttatgaaaaattggaTAGTGACAAACAAACCAGCATTTATGGATATTGCTTTTACTTCAGAACGTTCAATAGAGGATGAATTGAATCGTGAATCTCAATCAGATGTTTTAACTATTCTTGTctcatatattattatgtttgcATATATTGCGATTTCTCTTGGGCAGATAAAAAATTGCAGTCGACTTTTG atcGACTCTAAAATTACTCTTGGCCTTGGTGGTGTACTTTTGGTATTGGCCTCTGTTGTCTGTTCTGTTGGTTTATTTGGTTTTGTTGGCATTCCAGCTACGCTCATTATTATTGAAGTCATACCATTCCTTGTCCTTGCTGTTGGAGTagacaatattttcatacttgTCCAAACACATCAAAGGGAAAGTCGTCGTCCTAATGAATCAATACCTGAACATATCGGTCGTATTCTCGGTCAAGTGGGACCAAGCATGTTGCTTACCAGTGTTTCAGAAAGTTGTTGTTTCTTCCTtg GTGGATTATCTGATATGCCTGCCGTTAAAGCTTTTGCTCTATATGCCGGTATGGCATTATTAGTAGATTTTGTGCTACAAGTAACCTGTTTCGTTAGCTTATTAGCACTAGATACTGTTCGTCAAGCa aataacaAACTTGATGTATGTTGTTTTATTCGTGGATCGAAGAAAGACGATGGGGAGGAAGTAGTAAACGGAATTTTGTATAAACTTTTCAAAGTTGTGTATGTTCCACTATTGTTGAAAAAATGGGTGCGTGCATTTGTTATGATAGTATTTTTTGGATGGATTTGTTCAAGCATTGCGGTTGTTCCGCACATTGAAATTGGTCTAGATCAGGAACTTTCTATGCCTGAAGATAGTTTcgtcttgaaatatttcaaa TTTTTAAATAGTTACTTATCTATTGGACCACCAATGTACTTTGTTGTAAAagaaggattaaattattctaacaaAGATATGCAGAATCTTGTATGTGGCGGTCAATATTGTAATAACGATTCGGTATCGACTCAAATATTTATAGCATCAAAACAATCAAATAG GACATACATAGCAAAACCTGCATCATCGTGGCTAGATGATTATATCGACTGGTCTCAATTGTCGATgtgttgcaaatattttgtttcaaatgatTCTTTCTGTCCGCATACag gATCTAGTAAATATTGCTCTTCGTGTAATATCACCACAAATAATATTGGAAGACCTATACCAACAGACTTTGaacgatatgtatcatttttcttGCAAGATAATCCTGATGAAATGTGCGCTAAAGCAGGTCATGCTGCTTATGGTCACGGTGTTAACTATGTTACTGACCTTGAAACAGGCCTGTCGAAAGTCGGGGCGTCCTATTTTATGGCTTACCAtactatattaaaaacatCCGCCGATTATTACGAATCGATGAGAGCTGCAAGAGCTATATCAGCAAATATAACAGAGACGATTAACaactatttaaaaagtatcgGCGACAGTTCAACTGTTGAGGTGTTTCCATACagcatattttatgttttttacgAGCAGTACTTAACAATGTGGCCGGacacgttatatagtataggGATATCCTTAATTGCTATTTTTGTGGTAACTTTCCTTTTGATGGGTTTGGACATATTTTCCTCTGTTATTGTTGTAATTACCATTATGATGATTGTCGTTAATATTGGTGGTTTAATGTATTGGTGGCACATAACATTAAATGCAGTATCCCTCGTTAATCTTGTTATG GCTGTTGGAATTGCCGTTGAATTTTGTAGTCATTTGGTACACTCCTTTTCAGTATCGGTAAAAACAACACGTGTTGAAAGGGTTGCTGATGCATTGACGAATATGGGAAGTTCAATTTTTAGTGGTATCACTCTTACGAAGTTTGGTGGAATTATAGTACTCGGTTTTGCTAGAAGTCAAATCTTTAAG GTATTCTACTTCAGAATGTACCTGGGTATTGTGTTGTTTGGGGCTGCACATGGTCTAATATTCCTGCCAGTATTATTAAGTTACATTG
- the LOC122573141 gene encoding NPC intracellular cholesterol transporter 1 isoform X3 — translation MYWFYMFYRGHRRTLTDASMSRLNVVIFVLGAWNLINAVSATQDGQCIWYGECYTDMYMHKKNCPYTGPAKLLDNEGQKLLAKNCPHLMIDSGNGINTCCDTNQLKTMDQNIKLASNFLNRCPSCLDNLVKHFCEFTCSTVQSKFINVTEIQTEKNVKYVNGIDIYITNKYLEGTFNSCNKVSVPSTGQLAMDLMCGIWGASRCTTLKWFHYMGDAANNQYVPFQITYKNTDEPVGSFIPVDPKITPCNKALNKNTPACSCVDCEASCPVPPSPPPLPTPFTIFGYDGYAVMMIITFVCGSALFILAIVCFNNRKQIVARGEEVGRQVGRRLAAGLHHPGDGARIALAADQEDSPLQSKRSNDLPSGFDDEEQSTFIERLGAGTDKLLAEFFCWWGTACASRPWFVLFVGFLFIISLGHGIKYIHVTTDPVELWAAPQSRSRIEKEYFDQHFEPFYRTEQIIITSIGLPNIVHNTSNGPVIFGPVFNDTFLKTVYKLQEEIKKITTPNNYTLANICFAPLTGPFTGPPTVSQCVIQSIWGYWQDSVEAFDYTTVDDDNFTVNYLDHFRVCSQNAYNPECLAPYGGPVEPAIAVGGFLSPGQDLQNPSYEKATAVILSILVNNYHNKSKLHPAMEWEMSYVKFMKNWIVTNKPAFMDIAFTSERSIEDELNRESQSDVLTILVSYIIMFAYIAISLGQIKNCSRLLIDSKITLGLGGVLLVLASVVCSVGLFGFVGIPATLIIIEVIPFLVLAVGVDNIFILVQTHQRESRRPNESIPEHIGRILGQVGPSMLLTSVSESCCFFLGGLSDMPAVKAFALYAGMALLVDFVLQVTCFVSLLALDTVRQANNKLDVCCFIRGSKKDDGEEVVNGILYKLFKVVYVPLLLKKWVRAFVMIVFFGWICSSIAVVPHIEIGLDQELSMPEDSFVLKYFKFLNSYLSIGPPMYFVVKEGLNYSNKDMQNLVCGGQYCNNDSVSTQIFIASKQSNRTYIAKPASSWLDDYIDWSQLSMCCKYFVSNDSFCPHTGSSKYCSSCNITTNNIGRPIPTDFERYVSFFLQDNPDEMCAKAGHAAYGHGVNYVTDLETGLSKVGASYFMAYHTILKTSADYYESMRAARAISANITETINNYLKSIGDSSTVEVFPYSIFYVFYEQYLTMWPDTLYSIGISLIAIFVVTFLLMGLDIFSSVIVVITIMMIVVNIGGLMYWWHITLNAVSLVNLVMAVGIAVEFCSHLVHSFSVSVKTTRVERVADALTNMGSSIFSGITLTKFGGIIVLGFARSQIFKVFYFRMYLGIVLFGAAHGLIFLPVLLSYIGVMSRRGRRKAHECASRARNECRSQVCGPDSPLLQNDNNQYPTTSYASVNSIEQLHQVTF, via the exons ATGTATTGGTTTTACATGTTTTACCGAGGCCACCGTCGAACTTTGACAGACGCTAGCATGTCACGTCTAAACGTGGTAATCTTTGTGCTAGGTGCTTGGAATCTTATTAACGCA GTATCTGCAACACAAGATGGTCAGTGTATTTGGTATGGAGAATGTTACACAGACATGTATATGCACAAAAAGAATTGTCCTTATACAGGACCAGCTAAGTTATTGGATAATGAAGGTCAAAAACTATTGGCTAAAAATTGTCCTCATTTAATGATTGATTCTGGAAATGGGATTAACACCTGCTGCGATACAAATCAGTTAAAAACAATGgatcaaaatattaaactagcatctaattttttaaacagatgTCCTAGTTGTTTGGATAATTTAGTAAAGCATTTCTGTGAATTTACTTGTAGCACAGTACAAAGCAAGTTTATCAATGTTACAGAAATACAAACAGAGAAAA atgtaaaatatgtcaatggcatagatatatatataacaaataagtATTTGGAAGGTACATTTAATTCCTGTAACAAAGTATCAGTACCTAGCACTGGACAGTTAGCAATGGATTTAATGTGTGGCATATGGGGAGCTAGTAGATGTACCACATTAAAATGGTTCCATTATATGGGTGATGCAGCAAACAATCAATATGTACCatttcaaattacatataaaaatactgaTGAACCTGTAGGTTCATTTATTCCTGTAGACCCTAAAATTACTCCTTGCAATAAAGCATTAAAT AAAAATACTCCAGCATGCAGTTGTGTAGACTGCGAAGCCAGTTGTCCAGTACCACCATCACCACCTCCCTTACCAACACCTTTCACCATTTTTGGCTATGATGGCTATGCTGTAATGATGATCATTACTTTTGTGTGTGGTTCGGCCCTTTTCATCTTAGCCATTGTATGCTTCaataatagaaaacaaattg TTGCACGAGGTGAGGAAGTAGGAAGGCAGGTGGGTAGACGCCTAGCCGCAGGGTTACACCACCCAGGAGATGGTGCTCGTATTGCTCTCGCCGCAGACCAGGAAGACAGCCCACTTCAATCTAAACGTTCCA ATGATTTGCCGAGCGGATTCGACGATGAAGAACAATCAACATTCATCGAAAGATTAGGTGCAGGCACCGACAAACTGTTAGCAGAATTCTTTTGTTGGTGGGGTACAG cATGCGCGTCACGACCGTGGTTTGTCCTCTTCGTTGGtttcttatttatcattaGTTTGGGacatggaataaaatatatacatgttaCCACTGATCCAGTTGAATTATGGGCTGCTCCACAATCTCGATCACgaattgaaaaagaatatttcgatcAACATTTTGAACCATTCTATAGAACtgaacaaataattataacatcaATTGGTTTGCCGAAC attgtACATAATACATCCAATGGTCCAGTTATCTTTGGTCCTGTATTTAATGATACCTTCCTCAAAACTGTCTACAAAttacaagaagaaataaagaagataacAACTCCAAATAATTATACCTTAGCAAACATATGTTTTGCTCCATTAACCGGTCCGTTTACAGGACCGCCAACAGTGTCACAATGTGTCATTCAAAGTATTTGGGGATATTGGCAAGACAGTGTAGAAGCTTTCGATTACACTACTGTAGATGATGATAATTTTAcagtaaattatttagatcACTTCAGAGTTTGCTCGCA AAACGCATATAATCCTGAATGTCTGGCACCATATGGTGGTCCTGTGGAACCAGCAATTGCAGTTGGGGGATTTTTATCACCAGGTCAAGATCTCCAGAATCCTTCATATGAGAAAGCCACAGCAGTAATTTTATCTATActagtaaataattatcataataaatcCAAGCTACATCCAGCAATGGAATGGGAAATGAG ttacgtcaaatttatgaaaaattggaTAGTGACAAACAAACCAGCATTTATGGATATTGCTTTTACTTCAGAACGTTCAATAGAGGATGAATTGAATCGTGAATCTCAATCAGATGTTTTAACTATTCTTGTctcatatattattatgtttgcATATATTGCGATTTCTCTTGGGCAGATAAAAAATTGCAGTCGACTTTTG atcGACTCTAAAATTACTCTTGGCCTTGGTGGTGTACTTTTGGTATTGGCCTCTGTTGTCTGTTCTGTTGGTTTATTTGGTTTTGTTGGCATTCCAGCTACGCTCATTATTATTGAAGTCATACCATTCCTTGTCCTTGCTGTTGGAGTagacaatattttcatacttgTCCAAACACATCAAAGGGAAAGTCGTCGTCCTAATGAATCAATACCTGAACATATCGGTCGTATTCTCGGTCAAGTGGGACCAAGCATGTTGCTTACCAGTGTTTCAGAAAGTTGTTGTTTCTTCCTtg GTGGATTATCTGATATGCCTGCCGTTAAAGCTTTTGCTCTATATGCCGGTATGGCATTATTAGTAGATTTTGTGCTACAAGTAACCTGTTTCGTTAGCTTATTAGCACTAGATACTGTTCGTCAAGCa aataacaAACTTGATGTATGTTGTTTTATTCGTGGATCGAAGAAAGACGATGGGGAGGAAGTAGTAAACGGAATTTTGTATAAACTTTTCAAAGTTGTGTATGTTCCACTATTGTTGAAAAAATGGGTGCGTGCATTTGTTATGATAGTATTTTTTGGATGGATTTGTTCAAGCATTGCGGTTGTTCCGCACATTGAAATTGGTCTAGATCAGGAACTTTCTATGCCTGAAGATAGTTTcgtcttgaaatatttcaaa TTTTTAAATAGTTACTTATCTATTGGACCACCAATGTACTTTGTTGTAAAagaaggattaaattattctaacaaAGATATGCAGAATCTTGTATGTGGCGGTCAATATTGTAATAACGATTCGGTATCGACTCAAATATTTATAGCATCAAAACAATCAAATAG GACATACATAGCAAAACCTGCATCATCGTGGCTAGATGATTATATCGACTGGTCTCAATTGTCGATgtgttgcaaatattttgtttcaaatgatTCTTTCTGTCCGCATACag gATCTAGTAAATATTGCTCTTCGTGTAATATCACCACAAATAATATTGGAAGACCTATACCAACAGACTTTGaacgatatgtatcatttttcttGCAAGATAATCCTGATGAAATGTGCGCTAAAGCAGGTCATGCTGCTTATGGTCACGGTGTTAACTATGTTACTGACCTTGAAACAGGCCTGTCGAAAGTCGGGGCGTCCTATTTTATGGCTTACCAtactatattaaaaacatCCGCCGATTATTACGAATCGATGAGAGCTGCAAGAGCTATATCAGCAAATATAACAGAGACGATTAACaactatttaaaaagtatcgGCGACAGTTCAACTGTTGAGGTGTTTCCATACagcatattttatgttttttacgAGCAGTACTTAACAATGTGGCCGGacacgttatatagtataggGATATCCTTAATTGCTATTTTTGTGGTAACTTTCCTTTTGATGGGTTTGGACATATTTTCCTCTGTTATTGTTGTAATTACCATTATGATGATTGTCGTTAATATTGGTGGTTTAATGTATTGGTGGCACATAACATTAAATGCAGTATCCCTCGTTAATCTTGTTATG GCTGTTGGAATTGCCGTTGAATTTTGTAGTCATTTGGTACACTCCTTTTCAGTATCGGTAAAAACAACACGTGTTGAAAGGGTTGCTGATGCATTGACGAATATGGGAAGTTCAATTTTTAGTGGTATCACTCTTACGAAGTTTGGTGGAATTATAGTACTCGGTTTTGCTAGAAGTCAAATCTTTAAG GTATTCTACTTCAGAATGTACCTGGGTATTGTGTTGTTTGGGGCTGCACATGGTCTAATATTCCTGCCAGTATTATTAAGTTACATTG